The Paracoccus albus region GCGTTGACCGTTTCATAGCGCAATGCGCCGTCATGCAACCGTCCGACAAGCACGGTACAGGCACCGCAGTCGCCCTCGGCACAGCCTTCCTTGGTGCCGGTCAGATTCCGGTCGATCCGCAGAAAATCCAGCAGCGTCTGAGTGGCCTTCACATCCTGAAGGACTACGTCACGACCGTTCAGGAGAAAGCGTATTTGGCTTTGATATGGCATCCACGCTCCGACAAGGGTTGGTTTGATCGAACCGGATCACGTTACACCCGGACGCCACCCCGACAAACGAGAGCATTCGCAAAGCACTTTCAATAATTTATTGATAATTAACGGTCGGTCGCTTGGATTGCTTGCACCGCCACGACGGAGATCAACGTTTGACGACGACCCCCGCCGCCTCACGGTCCCATGTGGCTTCGCTGAGGCCGCGCTCACGCAGCACGAATTTCTGCACTTTCCCATTTGCCGTCTTGGGAAGTTCGGACATGAATTCGACATATCGCGGGATCGAGAAATAAGACATTTTGCCTTCACAATGCCTGATGATCTCTACCGGATCCAGTGTCACACCTTCGCGCAGAACGATGGCGGTCATGACCTCATCCTCGGCCAGTTCTGACGCGACGGGAAATACAACGACCTCTGAAATCTGCGGATGCGACGACAGTACCTGCTCCACCTCGTAGGAAGAGATATTCTCACCGCGCCGCCTGATCGTGTCCTTCATGCGGTCAAGGAAGCGGTAATAGCCGTCCTCGGCCCGCACCATGCGATCGCCTGTGTGCAGCCAAAGATTGCGCCACGCCTCAATCGTTTTTTCCGGCATCCCGAAATAGCCAAGCGACATTGAGAAAGGTTCATCCGCGCGGATCACAAGTTCACCAGCCTCGCCATCCGGCAATTCGTTGTCCGCCTCATCGACGATACGGGCGTCGAAACCCTCCAGCAGTTTGCCCACCCAGCCCGGCTTGATGCTATCGACGGTAGATCCGATCACCACATTGCTTTCCGTCGCACCATAACCGTCCAGCAGGACAACCCCGGTCCGGCGCGTAAACTCTGCCGCGGCGGGTGCCGGAACACCTGGGGCAAGGGCTACGCGCACGGAATGAGATTGCTCTTCCGCACTTTCGGCGCGCGACAGCAGCATTGGCACCATAGCACCCAGAACATAGGTCACGGTTGCACCGGAGCCTGACATCGCATTCCAGAAACCGGAAACGGAAAACCGCGTCTCTACCACCTGATGGCACCCGTGCAGCAGTGCCTGAAAAAAACAGTTCAGCGCATTCGTGTGAAACAGCGGCAAGGGCGTATGCAGGACATCGCCTTGCTTCAGCCCAAGCATCTGTCCCGTATAAACGCCCCACCAAAAAAATTGAGCATGTGGACAGACGACACCCTTAGACGGCCCGGTCGTACCCGAGGTGTAAAGGATGGTCAGCGGCGCGTCAGGGCGCAGATCCGCGGGCTGCGCCTCGGCTTCGGATTGCGGCAGGTGTTGAGCCTCTATTCCCGCCAGTCTGGGCAATTCCGCCTCACCGATCACCCAGAGTCGAGAGATATCCAGCTTGTCCAGTTCCAGACCGTCCAGAACCTCCAGCAAGGTATCTTCGATAATCAGCAGCTTGGCGCCCGAATTCGACAGTATATGTTGAAGCTGAAAGCCGCGAGATGCCGTATTAATTGGCACAGACACCGCACCCATCCAGCCACAGCCCAGAAACAGCGGCATGAATTCGGCACGGTTGCCGCATAGAATCGCGACCCTGTCGCCGGCGGTAATGCCCGCCTCTGTCAGTGCCGAGGCGGCACGCGCGGCGGCCCTGCGCGTTTCACCGCATGTCAGGCGCAGCCCGTCACAGGAAAACAGTGGCGCATCGCCCATTTGTTCTTCACGAGCGCTCAGCAGCTTCGTCAGAACACGATCCTGAAACGGAAACTCAGCCTTGAATTCTGCGATGCTCGTCATTGGGAACCGTCCTTTTCTGTTCTGTGCTTGGCCAGCAAACCGCGGAAATCTGCTATTGCCTGAGCGCCCGCCCTGCCGCAAAACGCGCCGCGATTGGGCGACAGAGCGTTCAGCTCGTGCAGTTTGACCTGCATCTCCGCCTGCAGCAGCGCGACCGCGACGCAGTTCAGCACCGGCGCGTGATCCACACATAGCCCGCTTTCGCCGCTGATCAGTAATCCGGGCAGGACGCCAGCGGGAACAATCACGTCGCAACCAGCCGCGACCATCGGCGCCGCGATCTCTCGCAATGTGGAAATCATCCGTTCGCTCGCGCCACGATCACCGCGAAATGCATCGGCGAAATAACCTGGCGCGACATTCAGCCCGGCGACATGCGTGACCCGCGCGCCCAGCCCATAAAGATCGGCCTGTTCGTGATGCAAATGCCGAAATGTCTGATCCAGAGTGATCAGGCCAATCTGCCGACCCAGCTGGGCTGCGAAATGCAGACTTGCCTCTCCGACACCGGTAACTGGAATGCCTACTGCCGATTTCAGCTCCATCAGTCCGGGGTCCTGAAAGTGGCCCAGCACGATGGCGTCGAATCCCTCTGCCTCGGCATCAATGGACTGGTCGATGGCTTGAATGGCGCAGCGAAACTCCGACAGTCGGCTGAAGTCGCGGTCAGGCGGCGAGATGCCGCGCAAGACGACTTCTGTACCGGGCGATGCGATCTCGTTCAGATAGGCCGACAGCTTCGCCATATAGTCTGGGTTCGAAGCACCGTCGATAAAGCTCTGCCAGCAGATGCGCATCGCGCCTTTCCCTTCAGGCCAGTGTCAGTTTGACATCAATATTGCCGCGCGTGGCGTTCGAATAGGGGCAGGTCTGATGCGCCTGTTCAACCAGCTTTTCCGCCTGTTCTTGGTCCATTCCGGGCAAATGCACGATCAATTCAACGGCAAGGCCATAGCCGGTCGGAACCTTGCCGATACCGACCTTCGCCGTGACCTGCACATCGTCCGGCACCGACAGTTTCGACTGACGGCCCGCAACTTTCAAAGCGCCGATGAAGCAGGCGGAATAGCCTGCGGCAAACAGCTCTTCGGGGTTCGTGCCTTCACCGCCGGGACCGCCCAACTCCGTCGGAACGGTCAGTTTCAGGGGAAAGCTTCCATCGGGCCGGTTTGCGCTTCCATCGCGCCCGCCGGTCGATGTCATTTCTGCTTCGTAGATGATTTTTTCTGGTGTCATGATATTGCTCTCCTGTCCGGTGAATGGGCCGGGTAAATAACTTCGGTTGTCATGACGTGGTGAAAGACGCCGCCTTCAAATCGGGGATATTGCGCGACGTCGGCCCGCATCTCGTCGCGGACAGACGACTGAAGTGCCGCGCGCAGTTCCTGACTGCTGTCAAACACCACCCTGTTGCGCTGCATGTGCTTCGCGTGGGCTAGCGGAAGTGATGAGATCCAGTCGATCCGCGTCAGCATTTCGACACCGCGTATCCTTGGCAGACGACACATCAGCGGAATGTGCTGGCTGCGATAATGGCGCAACCATTCTTCCGTGTTTTCGGCAGGCCCCGGATAATGCACCATGTAAGAGCAATGCGAACCTGGCGGCGTATCATCCTTATAGCGGCGCAGCAGAAATGCCTGCTGATCAGCCGCACCCTTTGTCAGATGACAAAGCGGATGATCGGCTTTTGCCGCCTCCTCCAACGCTGCGATATCGTCGAACTCCAGTTGAAGGCATTGGGCCGGTTCACCCGTGTCCTGCGGAACGCCCTGAATCACTTCGGCCGACCGAAGCACAACCACGCGGCGCAACCCGGACACCCCGTCAAGTGAAGCGCTGCAAGGGGCCGCCGGAGCACTGTCAGATGGCCAGGTGATGAACAGGGCAAACGCCATCTCAAATCAACGAGGGCAAGAACAGCGCAAGCTGCGGGAAGACGACAACAATGCCGATAAGCACCAATGTCAGCAGAACATATGGCAGCGCGGCAAGTGCCACCGTCGCCAGCTTCATATCGCCGCCAGATGCGCCCAGCACGACGTAAAGCAACAATCCGAATGGCGGTGTCGCCAGCCCGACCTCAATCGCCAGCAGCAGGATCAGACCCAGCCAGACGGTATCGAAGCCATATTGCGCCGCAAATGGCATGAAGATCGGCAGGGTGATCAGCATCATCGAAACCTGATCCATGAACATGCCCAGGATCAGCAGCGTGAAGACCATCAGAAGGATGATCCCATAACGCCCAAGCTCCAGCGAGATC contains the following coding sequences:
- a CDS encoding ATP-dependent acyl-CoA ligase, with translation MTSIAEFKAEFPFQDRVLTKLLSAREEQMGDAPLFSCDGLRLTCGETRRAAARAASALTEAGITAGDRVAILCGNRAEFMPLFLGCGWMGAVSVPINTASRGFQLQHILSNSGAKLLIIEDTLLEVLDGLELDKLDISRLWVIGEAELPRLAGIEAQHLPQSEAEAQPADLRPDAPLTILYTSGTTGPSKGVVCPHAQFFWWGVYTGQMLGLKQGDVLHTPLPLFHTNALNCFFQALLHGCHQVVETRFSVSGFWNAMSGSGATVTYVLGAMVPMLLSRAESAEEQSHSVRVALAPGVPAPAAAEFTRRTGVVLLDGYGATESNVVIGSTVDSIKPGWVGKLLEGFDARIVDEADNELPDGEAGELVIRADEPFSMSLGYFGMPEKTIEAWRNLWLHTGDRMVRAEDGYYRFLDRMKDTIRRRGENISSYEVEQVLSSHPQISEVVVFPVASELAEDEVMTAIVLREGVTLDPVEIIRHCEGKMSYFSIPRYVEFMSELPKTANGKVQKFVLRERGLSEATWDREAAGVVVKR
- a CDS encoding aspartate/glutamate racemase family protein, whose product is MRICWQSFIDGASNPDYMAKLSAYLNEIASPGTEVVLRGISPPDRDFSRLSEFRCAIQAIDQSIDAEAEGFDAIVLGHFQDPGLMELKSAVGIPVTGVGEASLHFAAQLGRQIGLITLDQTFRHLHHEQADLYGLGARVTHVAGLNVAPGYFADAFRGDRGASERMISTLREIAAPMVAAGCDVIVPAGVLPGLLISGESGLCVDHAPVLNCVAVALLQAEMQVKLHELNALSPNRGAFCGRAGAQAIADFRGLLAKHRTEKDGSQ
- a CDS encoding organic hydroperoxide resistance protein, which gives rise to MTPEKIIYEAEMTSTGGRDGSANRPDGSFPLKLTVPTELGGPGGEGTNPEELFAAGYSACFIGALKVAGRQSKLSVPDDVQVTAKVGIGKVPTGYGLAVELIVHLPGMDQEQAEKLVEQAHQTCPYSNATRGNIDVKLTLA
- a CDS encoding EthD family reductase, yielding MAFALFITWPSDSAPAAPCSASLDGVSGLRRVVVLRSAEVIQGVPQDTGEPAQCLQLEFDDIAALEEAAKADHPLCHLTKGAADQQAFLLRRYKDDTPPGSHCSYMVHYPGPAENTEEWLRHYRSQHIPLMCRLPRIRGVEMLTRIDWISSLPLAHAKHMQRNRVVFDSSQELRAALQSSVRDEMRADVAQYPRFEGGVFHHVMTTEVIYPAHSPDRRAIS